Proteins encoded together in one Actinomycetota bacterium window:
- a CDS encoding HEAT repeat domain-containing protein, with protein MGLALFSILLVLVVSLALFASYLLVRILRIYARARRLETMRGYETILYAALQKVSPEKTLETLLPDPDRDALEEVLLRMGDEGAEGVKEKVIALYGLAGFRERRLRQLRSRRKSRRSDAARRLGRIGDPDSVPELKTLLADPREEVREAALFALGRIGTRQALEAMLDGLEGGGRWSQEKVAEAVEEAGDESRAVLVELLGSADPRHRALAAEVLGGVGGEEVARRLEEALRDGEVDVRARAASSLGRMARPGSRRALAAALEDPAWEVRAQAARALGRIGEGEDAPLLARALRDPEWWVRNNAAEALRETGAAGEALLVEALWSEDRFARETAALALEESGAVERMMRELGGQGERARAERVVRRLAEMGCVGTIIQVFLDLPPGGLKNDLRDLLAGSGSRELEDVLEDYARARGGAAEGEDVREDGAGAGEEEGRG; from the coding sequence ATGGGTCTGGCACTCTTTTCCATCCTCCTGGTGCTGGTGGTATCGCTCGCCCTTTTCGCCTCCTACCTCCTGGTGCGAATCCTGAGGATCTACGCACGGGCGCGCCGGCTGGAGACCATGCGCGGCTACGAGACCATCCTCTACGCCGCTCTACAGAAGGTCTCCCCCGAAAAGACTTTGGAGACCCTGCTCCCGGATCCCGACCGCGATGCCCTGGAAGAGGTCCTGCTGCGCATGGGCGACGAGGGAGCGGAGGGCGTGAAGGAGAAGGTGATCGCCCTCTACGGCCTGGCAGGGTTCAGGGAACGGAGGTTGCGGCAGCTGCGCTCGCGGCGCAAGTCCAGGCGCAGCGACGCGGCACGGCGACTGGGCAGGATCGGCGACCCCGATTCCGTGCCGGAGCTGAAGACCCTGCTCGCGGACCCGCGGGAGGAGGTGAGGGAGGCGGCCCTCTTCGCCCTGGGAAGGATCGGCACCAGGCAGGCGCTGGAGGCCATGCTGGACGGACTGGAGGGAGGAGGGCGCTGGTCCCAGGAAAAAGTGGCCGAGGCGGTGGAGGAGGCGGGAGACGAATCGCGCGCCGTCCTCGTGGAGCTGCTGGGAAGCGCGGACCCGCGCCACCGCGCCTTAGCGGCCGAGGTCCTGGGAGGAGTGGGAGGGGAGGAGGTGGCCCGGCGGCTGGAGGAGGCGCTCCGTGACGGGGAGGTCGACGTGAGGGCGCGCGCCGCCTCCTCCCTGGGGAGGATGGCACGGCCGGGGTCTCGCCGCGCCCTGGCGGCGGCCCTGGAAGACCCCGCCTGGGAGGTGCGGGCGCAGGCCGCCAGGGCACTGGGGCGCATCGGGGAGGGGGAAGACGCCCCCCTGCTGGCCCGTGCCCTGCGCGACCCCGAGTGGTGGGTGCGGAACAACGCGGCGGAGGCGCTGCGCGAGACGGGCGCGGCCGGGGAGGCCTTGCTGGTGGAGGCCCTCTGGAGCGAGGACCGCTTCGCGCGGGAGACGGCGGCGCTGGCCCTCGAGGAGAGCGGCGCGGTGGAACGCATGATGAGGGAGCTGGGAGGACAGGGAGAGAGGGCACGCGCGGAGCGCGTCGTCCGCCGCCTGGCGGAGATGGGGTGCGTGGGGACCATCATCCAGGTCTTCCTGGACCTCCCCCCGGGAGGGCTCAAAAACGATTTGAGAGACCTGCTGGCGGGGTCCGGCTCCCGGGAGCTGGAAGACGTCCTGGAGGATTACGCCCGTGCGAGAGGGGGAGCGGCGGAGGGCGAGGACGTGCGCGAGGACGGGGCCGGCGCCGGGGAGGAAGAGGGGCGAGGGTAG
- a CDS encoding glutamine amidotransferase: MPVLRICHLYPELMNIYGDRGNVIALVGRCLWRGWEARVVRLSLGDPIDPSLHDLFFIGGGQDREQMMVCEDLAGEKGEALRAAVEDGAALLSICGGYQLLGRRFLTCTGEDLPGVSLFDVETVGGDTRFIGNVAVECALEGVGGTLVGFENHSGRTRLGPAARPLGRVLRGHGNNGEDGTEGCVHRHAIGTYLHGSLLPKNPRLADWLILQALRRRHELEELPPLDDALEEAAHRAALRLVLGERPRKGRPRLRRLRPSR, encoded by the coding sequence ATGCCGGTGCTCCGCATCTGCCACCTCTACCCCGAGCTCATGAACATCTACGGCGACCGCGGCAACGTCATCGCCCTGGTGGGACGATGCCTCTGGCGCGGCTGGGAGGCCAGGGTGGTCCGGCTCAGCCTGGGTGACCCCATCGACCCCTCCTTGCACGACCTCTTCTTCATCGGGGGCGGGCAGGACCGGGAGCAGATGATGGTCTGCGAGGACCTCGCCGGGGAGAAGGGCGAAGCCCTGCGCGCGGCGGTGGAGGACGGGGCGGCGCTCCTCTCCATCTGCGGCGGCTACCAGTTGCTGGGAAGGCGTTTCCTCACCTGCACGGGAGAGGACCTTCCCGGCGTATCCCTCTTCGACGTGGAGACGGTGGGCGGGGACACGCGCTTCATCGGCAACGTGGCCGTGGAATGCGCCCTGGAGGGAGTGGGGGGGACGCTGGTGGGCTTCGAGAACCACTCCGGACGCACCCGCCTCGGCCCCGCCGCGAGGCCCCTCGGCCGGGTCCTCAGGGGCCACGGGAACAACGGCGAGGACGGGACCGAGGGTTGCGTCCACCGCCATGCCATAGGGACCTACCTCCACGGCTCCCTGCTCCCCAAGAACCCGCGCCTCGCCGACTGGCTGATACTGCAAGCCCTGCGCCGCCGCCACGAGCTCGAGGAGCTGCCGCCCCTGGACGACGCCCTCGAGGAGGCGGCTCACCGCGCCGCCCTGCGCCTGGTGCTGGGGGAGAGACCGCGCAAGGGACGTCCGCGCCTGCGGCGACTTCGCCCATCCCGCTGA
- a CDS encoding DUF3048 domain-containing protein: MAVTRKGGRYKAATGWRRRREPLLVILPLLLLSATLLPLAGCKATRVGEETVEPPPEPEKPPVNPLTGETVASWDLVTRRPLAVKVENDPKARPQSGIVDADLVFEELVEGGVTRFICIYLSRDSQAIGPTRSARPSDIDIISFLDPLLICSGGSTAVISMVQASGLHYITEDASHFWRERSRRAPHNLYTSTSLLRQYLAENGDSFNKLPDAGLYFAEDGASEEPEGAGGQEEGEDGGEAASQSVMYSPATAISIAYKATICAASYQYDAATRSYLHFIQGAPHTDATTGRQVAPRNVIVQYVRVTDSGLRDTTGASVPESHVTGSGKCLVFTDGKAYHATWRKNNRNSPTVYVDENGDPVPLAPGQTWIHLINEEIAVKYQ, translated from the coding sequence ATGGCCGTCACGCGCAAGGGAGGACGATACAAGGCCGCCACGGGCTGGAGACGCCGGCGGGAACCGCTCCTGGTCATCCTTCCGCTGCTCCTGCTGTCAGCAACCCTCCTTCCCCTGGCGGGATGCAAGGCCACGAGGGTGGGAGAGGAGACGGTCGAGCCGCCGCCCGAGCCCGAGAAGCCCCCGGTGAACCCCCTTACCGGAGAGACCGTGGCGTCCTGGGACCTGGTGACCCGCCGCCCCCTGGCGGTCAAGGTGGAGAACGACCCCAAGGCCCGACCCCAGAGCGGCATCGTGGACGCCGACCTCGTCTTCGAGGAGCTGGTGGAGGGAGGGGTTACGCGGTTCATCTGCATCTATCTATCCCGGGACTCCCAGGCCATCGGTCCCACGCGCAGCGCGCGGCCGTCGGATATCGACATCATCTCCTTCCTGGATCCCCTGTTGATCTGCAGCGGGGGGTCAACGGCGGTGATCTCCATGGTGCAGGCATCGGGACTCCACTATATCACCGAGGACGCCTCGCACTTCTGGAGGGAACGCTCCCGGCGCGCGCCTCACAATCTTTATACCAGCACCTCCCTGCTACGGCAGTACCTGGCCGAAAACGGGGACTCCTTCAACAAGCTGCCCGACGCGGGACTGTACTTCGCCGAGGACGGAGCCAGTGAGGAGCCGGAGGGTGCCGGCGGTCAGGAGGAAGGGGAAGACGGCGGGGAAGCGGCCTCTCAGAGCGTCATGTACTCCCCGGCGACCGCCATCAGCATCGCCTACAAGGCCACCATATGCGCCGCCTCCTACCAGTACGACGCCGCGACCCGCTCCTACCTCCATTTCATCCAGGGAGCGCCGCATACCGACGCCACCACCGGAAGGCAGGTCGCCCCCCGCAACGTCATCGTGCAGTACGTCAGGGTGACGGACAGCGGACTGCGCGACACCACGGGCGCCTCGGTGCCCGAATCCCATGTAACGGGAAGCGGCAAGTGTCTGGTGTTCACGGACGGGAAGGCCTACCACGCCACCTGGAGGAAGAACAACCGCAACTCGCCCACCGTGTACGTGGACGAGAACGGCGACCCCGTGCCCCTCGCCCCGGGCCAGACCTGGATACACCTCATCAACGAGGAGATCGCGGTGAAATACCAGTGA
- a CDS encoding carbon-nitrogen hydrolase family protein, producing the protein MRVGAVQMAARVADTEYNLGRARELLEEAFSRGCEMVILPEFFTSAVAFHPAMLKAALPFDGPALEMMRGMARRHGGFVGGSFIASRGGDNFNAFVLAFPDGDYAVHDKDQPTMWENCYYLGGKDDGILETPLGPVGVALCWELVRTRTVRRLRDRVDLLVGGSCWWTVPDRAIPIPGKNGVHRRNLEIMRETPVRMARMLGVPVVHAAHAGDLAARMPLLPGLPYRSCYLGETMVVDATGEVLARLSREDGEGVAVADVQPGRIAPVEDPPDRFWIPDLPWLIRAVWGYQNLHGRWYYRRAKRSGRLEIPG; encoded by the coding sequence ATGAGGGTCGGCGCGGTGCAGATGGCGGCGCGCGTGGCGGATACGGAGTACAACCTAGGGCGCGCCCGGGAGCTTTTAGAGGAGGCCTTCTCACGGGGATGCGAGATGGTCATCCTGCCGGAGTTCTTCACCTCGGCAGTGGCCTTCCACCCCGCCATGCTCAAGGCGGCCCTTCCTTTCGACGGCCCCGCCCTGGAGATGATGCGCGGCATGGCCCGCCGCCACGGCGGTTTTGTGGGAGGGTCATTCATCGCCTCGCGGGGAGGGGACAACTTCAACGCCTTCGTGCTCGCCTTCCCCGACGGGGACTACGCCGTCCACGACAAGGACCAGCCGACCATGTGGGAGAACTGCTACTACCTCGGGGGCAAGGACGACGGAATCCTGGAGACGCCCCTGGGTCCGGTGGGGGTGGCCTTGTGCTGGGAGCTCGTGCGCACGCGCACCGTGCGACGCCTGCGGGACAGGGTGGACCTCCTGGTGGGGGGATCCTGCTGGTGGACGGTGCCGGACCGCGCCATCCCCATCCCCGGCAAGAACGGGGTGCACCGGCGCAACCTGGAGATCATGCGCGAGACGCCGGTGCGCATGGCCCGCATGTTGGGGGTGCCCGTGGTCCATGCCGCCCATGCGGGCGACCTCGCCGCCCGCATGCCGCTGCTGCCCGGGCTGCCGTACCGGTCCTGCTACCTCGGGGAGACCATGGTGGTGGACGCCACGGGCGAGGTGCTGGCGCGGCTGTCCCGCGAGGACGGCGAGGGCGTGGCGGTGGCCGACGTCCAACCTGGGAGGATCGCCCCCGTGGAGGATCCGCCGGACCGCTTCTGGATCCCGGACCTCCCCTGGCTCATCCGCGCCGTATGGGGATACCAGAACCTGCACGGGAGATGGTATTACCGCCGCGCCAAACGATCCGGCAGGCTCGAGATCCCCGGGTGA
- a CDS encoding amidohydrolase: MLVVDAHTHMFQPSARERPEGVGEEEAAFRLMFGHGGARMASPAEMLAEMDDCGVDTAVLCPFPWSTLERCAENNDYLLQVAADNPRRFLPFAVTNPRLGKRAVEEARRCLEAGARGLGELHAQPQGFDPCDEEVMGPLVGLAIAYGVPLMIHVNEPVGHDYPGKGPVTPGKIYRFIKAFPDLVLILPHWGGGLPFYELMPEVAEACRNVYYDTAASPFLYRSDVYRLAAEAARGERILFATDYPLLPYRRTLADALAGLEGAGHAEKIMGLNAARLFGLDPLSA; encoded by the coding sequence ATGTTGGTGGTTGACGCACACACCCACATGTTCCAGCCCTCCGCCCGGGAGCGCCCGGAGGGGGTGGGCGAGGAGGAGGCCGCCTTCCGGCTCATGTTCGGGCACGGCGGAGCGCGCATGGCAAGCCCCGCTGAGATGCTGGCTGAGATGGACGACTGCGGGGTGGACACGGCGGTGCTCTGCCCTTTCCCCTGGTCGACCCTGGAGCGGTGCGCCGAGAACAACGATTACCTCCTGCAGGTGGCCGCGGATAACCCGCGCCGCTTTCTCCCCTTCGCGGTGACCAACCCGAGGCTGGGAAAACGAGCTGTCGAGGAGGCACGCCGCTGCCTGGAGGCGGGCGCCAGAGGCCTGGGGGAGCTGCACGCCCAGCCCCAGGGTTTCGACCCCTGCGATGAAGAGGTCATGGGTCCGCTGGTGGGGCTGGCCATCGCCTACGGGGTGCCCCTCATGATCCACGTGAACGAGCCCGTGGGGCACGACTACCCCGGCAAGGGTCCGGTGACGCCGGGAAAGATATACCGTTTCATCAAGGCCTTTCCCGACCTGGTGCTCATCTTGCCCCACTGGGGCGGCGGCCTTCCCTTCTACGAGCTCATGCCCGAGGTCGCCGAGGCCTGCCGCAACGTCTATTACGACACCGCCGCCTCCCCCTTCCTTTACAGGAGCGACGTCTACCGGCTGGCGGCGGAGGCCGCCCGCGGGGAAAGGATCCTCTTCGCCACCGACTATCCCCTGCTCCCCTACCGGCGCACCCTGGCGGACGCCCTTGCCGGCCTGGAGGGAGCAGGCCATGCGGAAAAGATCATGGGGCTGAACGCAGCCCGCCTCTTCGGCCTCGATCCCCTTTCCGCTTGA
- a CDS encoding DUF362 domain-containing protein, protein MKGTRSVSPAREGLQEDIGTQGIKGGKLYGYLYPAFSLLCLAWLALRSARKPSRLRYPCQQAAALHAPWVIGAAGAGMARWAWRKRVRARRPAAVSALAMVALLSLALGGQVGVDAEGRSIFDPEEARFRAASLELSAWTGELADGSHDIFVVKNVPVPAAGSPAHAGVDGLIRFLDEGGLSFYRSAADYPGAGPEGIVSPDDVVLIKVNAAWDQRGMTNTDVVRGLISAVLRHPDGFTGEVVLVENCEGGPDYDHVRNNAEDPSQSFRAVVDSFGDPARVSASSWWSFTDEAVYEFDAGDMRQGYVLLGDNVSYPKFVTGRGTCISLRNGVWTGSGYDKSRIKLINVPVLKSHNATGVTAALKNFMGVPSIHKTENVHHDLIYRGFMGRIMNEVIYPDLNVIDAIWVSPAHPDGPAGPYSKAVRANVLPAGKDPVALDWYAGKQVLYPISGYGRHDPDTPYTEGTSPYHDGTRNTGYPYNAFRVMLESTAAVLREGGHDVTLNPSRMGVHVRDLAVGLRWSGGHCVTGVPAPGEEWHFAEGTTREGFEEWLCLLNPQDRAVRAELSFMTGEGEVIPHALDLPPHSRSTLHVNHLLGPGKDVSVSVRASAPVVCERPMYFER, encoded by the coding sequence GTGAAGGGAACTCGTTCGGTATCACCGGCTCGGGAAGGGCTCCAGGAGGATATAGGGACCCAGGGGATAAAGGGCGGGAAGCTGTACGGATACCTCTACCCCGCCTTCAGCCTCCTCTGCCTCGCCTGGCTGGCCCTGCGCAGCGCGCGCAAGCCCTCCCGCCTCCGCTATCCCTGCCAGCAGGCGGCGGCGCTTCATGCCCCCTGGGTGATAGGGGCGGCGGGCGCGGGGATGGCACGCTGGGCGTGGAGAAAACGGGTAAGAGCGCGCCGCCCGGCGGCGGTCTCGGCCCTGGCGATGGTGGCCCTGCTCTCCCTCGCCCTGGGCGGCCAGGTCGGGGTGGATGCGGAAGGCCGAAGCATCTTCGACCCGGAAGAGGCCCGATTCCGGGCGGCGTCCCTCGAGCTTTCGGCCTGGACGGGGGAGCTGGCAGACGGGTCCCATGACATATTCGTGGTGAAAAACGTGCCCGTGCCGGCCGCGGGCAGCCCCGCGCATGCCGGGGTGGACGGGCTCATCCGCTTTCTCGACGAAGGTGGGTTGTCCTTCTACCGCAGCGCCGCCGACTATCCGGGAGCGGGACCGGAAGGCATCGTCTCCCCCGACGACGTGGTGCTCATCAAGGTCAACGCGGCGTGGGACCAGCGCGGCATGACCAATACCGACGTGGTGCGGGGACTCATCTCCGCGGTGCTCAGGCATCCCGACGGGTTCACCGGGGAGGTGGTGCTGGTCGAGAACTGCGAGGGGGGCCCGGATTACGACCATGTCCGCAACAACGCCGAGGACCCCTCCCAGTCCTTCCGGGCGGTGGTGGATTCCTTCGGCGATCCGGCGAGGGTGTCCGCATCCAGCTGGTGGTCCTTCACCGACGAGGCGGTGTACGAGTTCGACGCCGGCGACATGCGCCAGGGCTATGTGCTGCTGGGCGACAACGTCTCCTACCCCAAGTTCGTTACCGGGCGCGGCACCTGCATATCGTTGCGCAACGGCGTCTGGACCGGGTCAGGCTACGATAAGAGCAGGATCAAGCTCATCAACGTGCCCGTGCTCAAGAGCCATAACGCCACCGGGGTGACCGCGGCCCTCAAGAACTTCATGGGAGTCCCTTCCATACACAAGACCGAGAACGTGCACCATGACCTCATTTACCGGGGTTTCATGGGCAGGATTATGAACGAGGTCATCTACCCGGACCTGAACGTCATCGACGCCATCTGGGTGAGCCCCGCGCACCCCGACGGCCCCGCGGGTCCCTATTCCAAAGCGGTGCGGGCGAACGTGCTCCCGGCGGGAAAGGACCCCGTGGCCCTGGACTGGTACGCGGGGAAGCAGGTCCTCTACCCCATCAGCGGTTACGGGAGGCATGATCCCGACACCCCATACACCGAGGGGACCTCTCCCTACCACGACGGGACGCGCAACACCGGGTATCCGTACAACGCCTTCCGCGTCATGCTGGAGAGCACCGCTGCCGTGTTGCGGGAGGGGGGACACGACGTGACCCTTAATCCCTCGCGCATGGGCGTGCACGTGCGCGACCTCGCCGTGGGGCTGCGTTGGTCCGGGGGCCACTGCGTCACCGGCGTCCCCGCCCCCGGGGAGGAATGGCACTTCGCCGAGGGCACCACCCGGGAGGGCTTCGAGGAGTGGCTGTGCCTGCTAAACCCCCAGGACCGCGCCGTGAGGGCCGAGCTCTCCTTCATGACCGGGGAGGGCGAGGTCATCCCCCACGCCCTGGACCTTCCTCCCCATTCCCGCTCCACCCTCCACGTCAACCATCTCCTGGGACCGGGTAAGGACGTCTCGGTATCCGTGCGCGCCTCCGCCCCCGTGGTCTGCGAGCGCCCTATGTATTTTGAGCGATAG
- a CDS encoding glycosyltransferase family 2 protein, producing the protein MSLYNVLAYLAIAYYLLLYSLHLQLLLMGYRAARRWRFTGYIEEAHRLSRSALVPPVSIAVDIDATGDDPVRWVDHVLAHRFPRLEVLVLCRDLEDSRADLLVRTYYLRRVDRVYRKALDAPSPERVYQSDDRRLTLATAGGARTGELLNLALNLARYPLFGVADRSSYLAEDALLRMVRPFMEAEACAPAVMGVEIPLEMEGDHLLPPRRITRFSLMESLRWQLGYLAGSPYLGGPAVASGAFVLYRKEDLVSAGGFLPDSRVPEAEMDMTLRLHRLMRESGRHYRFAFLPQLVARRCFPRTWGEHVREVAEMRRGMKRSFASHADMLLRRGYGWLGMVHLPAFWLFVNLAPALGLAAFSLSLLFFVLGLVGWPVFAAFLAAFALYPALVGVLAVAAARRELDILGGQGALLYGYAFLTQVWFRQFSALARYGSRG; encoded by the coding sequence ATGTCCCTGTATAATGTGCTGGCATACCTGGCCATCGCCTATTACCTTCTCCTCTATTCCCTACATCTGCAGCTGCTGCTCATGGGTTATCGAGCGGCACGGCGCTGGAGGTTCACGGGATATATCGAGGAGGCGCACCGCCTTTCCCGCAGTGCCCTGGTGCCCCCCGTGAGCATCGCCGTGGACATCGACGCCACGGGTGACGACCCGGTCCGCTGGGTGGACCACGTGCTCGCGCACCGCTTTCCCCGCCTCGAGGTGCTGGTCCTGTGCCGTGACCTCGAGGACTCGAGGGCGGACCTGCTGGTAAGGACCTATTACCTGCGCCGCGTGGACCGCGTGTACAGGAAGGCGCTGGATGCCCCGTCCCCGGAGAGGGTCTACCAGAGCGACGACCGGCGCCTGACCCTGGCGACGGCCGGCGGGGCCCGGACAGGCGAGCTTCTCAACCTGGCGCTCAACCTGGCACGCTACCCGCTCTTCGGCGTGGCCGACCGCAGTTCCTACCTGGCCGAGGACGCCCTTCTCCGCATGGTCAGGCCTTTCATGGAGGCCGAGGCGTGTGCCCCGGCGGTGATGGGGGTGGAGATACCCCTGGAGATGGAAGGGGACCACCTTCTGCCTCCCCGCCGTATTACCAGGTTCTCCCTCATGGAGTCGCTGCGCTGGCAGCTCGGTTACCTGGCAGGCTCCCCCTACCTGGGCGGGCCGGCCGTCGCGTCCGGAGCCTTCGTCCTCTACCGCAAGGAGGACCTCGTCTCGGCGGGCGGGTTCCTCCCCGATTCCCGGGTCCCGGAGGCGGAGATGGACATGACGCTGCGCCTTCACCGCCTGATGCGCGAGAGCGGCAGGCACTACCGCTTCGCATTCCTCCCCCAGCTCGTGGCCAGACGGTGTTTTCCGCGTACATGGGGCGAACACGTGCGGGAGGTCGCGGAGATGAGGCGGGGCATGAAACGATCCTTCGCCTCCCATGCGGACATGTTACTGCGCCGGGGTTACGGATGGCTGGGGATGGTCCACCTGCCGGCCTTCTGGCTCTTCGTCAACCTTGCTCCCGCCCTTGGCTTGGCTGCCTTCTCGCTCTCGCTGCTCTTTTTCGTCCTGGGCCTGGTGGGATGGCCGGTCTTTGCCGCTTTCCTGGCCGCGTTCGCCCTCTATCCCGCCCTGGTGGGGGTGCTGGCGGTGGCCGCCGCGCGCCGGGAACTGGACATCCTGGGCGGGCAGGGAGCCCTGCTCTACGGCTATGCCTTCCTCACCCAGGTATGGTTCCGCCAGTTCTCAGCTCTGGCAAGGTACGGCAGCCGGGGGTGA
- a CDS encoding DUF1727 domain-containing protein: protein MNARLTAAVAAGKAATWLSRRLGMGAGSNFPGKVILRLHAGAPEAMAAHLPGGCVLVSGTNGKTTTSNLLAAVLRAGGRRPVHNRVGANLITGITAALAQASDLRGVPSGDLGLFEVDEATLPAAAERLRPRLVIITNLFRDQLDRYGELESLARKMDAALAALEPGARVLLNADDPLVASLGRDTRASIHYYGIEGAGDTEPGLRHAADSKHCRGCGSPLAFEAHYFGHMGRYSCPGCGLSRPMPEFLASRVELAGTAGSRVSVDTPRWSAEFSLPLPGLYNVHNLLAALGGAQLLGLDEEAVRKGVEGYSTAFGRGERIPVDGRTLFLVLSKNPTGFNEVIRTLRGEGEGLVILAALNDRIADGRDVSWIWDVDFEELAPLPRRLVATGTRAWDMALRMKYAGLEAARLEVREDLREALRAALDAAAEGETVYALATYTATLDLRRLLTRMGAAPGIWREG from the coding sequence ATGAACGCACGACTGACAGCGGCGGTCGCGGCGGGGAAGGCGGCGACCTGGCTCTCCCGCCGGCTGGGGATGGGCGCGGGTTCCAATTTCCCCGGCAAGGTCATCCTGCGCCTGCACGCAGGGGCTCCGGAGGCCATGGCCGCGCACCTCCCCGGGGGGTGCGTGCTGGTCAGCGGCACCAACGGAAAGACCACCACCTCCAACCTGCTCGCGGCCGTGCTGCGCGCCGGCGGCAGGCGGCCGGTCCACAACCGCGTGGGCGCCAATCTCATCACCGGCATCACCGCCGCCCTCGCCCAGGCCTCGGACCTGCGCGGGGTGCCGAGCGGCGACCTGGGGCTCTTCGAGGTGGATGAGGCCACCCTGCCCGCGGCGGCGGAGCGCCTGCGGCCCCGCCTGGTAATAATCACCAACCTCTTCCGGGATCAGCTCGACCGCTACGGCGAGCTGGAATCCCTCGCCCGCAAGATGGATGCCGCCCTGGCCGCCCTGGAACCCGGTGCCCGCGTCCTCCTCAACGCCGACGATCCCCTGGTGGCCTCGCTGGGAAGAGATACCAGGGCATCCATCCACTACTACGGCATCGAGGGCGCCGGGGATACGGAACCGGGCCTCCGCCACGCCGCTGATTCCAAGCACTGCAGGGGATGCGGCTCCCCGCTGGCCTTCGAGGCGCACTATTTCGGCCACATGGGAAGGTACTCCTGCCCGGGATGCGGCCTCTCACGGCCCATGCCCGAGTTCCTCGCCTCTCGTGTGGAGCTGGCGGGGACCGCGGGCTCGCGCGTGAGCGTGGACACCCCGCGCTGGAGCGCCGAGTTCTCCCTGCCCCTGCCCGGCCTCTACAACGTCCATAACCTGCTGGCGGCGCTGGGCGGCGCGCAACTTCTCGGGCTCGACGAGGAGGCGGTGCGGAAAGGGGTGGAGGGATACAGCACCGCCTTCGGGCGCGGCGAGCGCATCCCCGTGGACGGGCGCACCCTTTTCCTGGTGCTCTCCAAGAACCCCACCGGCTTCAACGAGGTCATCCGTACCCTGCGCGGGGAGGGCGAGGGGCTGGTGATCCTGGCGGCCCTCAACGACCGCATCGCCGACGGGCGAGACGTTTCCTGGATATGGGACGTGGATTTCGAGGAGCTGGCGCCGCTGCCACGCCGCCTGGTGGCCACGGGTACGCGGGCCTGGGATATGGCCTTGCGCATGAAATACGCGGGACTCGAAGCCGCGCGCCTGGAGGTGCGGGAAGACCTGCGCGAAGCCCTGCGCGCCGCCCTCGACGCGGCCGCAGAGGGGGAGACGGTCTACGCCCTCGCCACCTACACCGCAACCCTCGACCTGCGGCGCCTGCTGACGCGCATGGGCGCCGCCCCCGGGATCTGGAGGGAGGGATGA
- a CDS encoding HAD-IA family hydrolase yields the protein MGTTIRAVFFDAGNTLLLPHPSVEEVCAQVLAGSGYHPSPEDLRRGLERAERYYEERYWSDDTFWASEEEAAAMWSEMYALAVAEAGVEEDAARGLGRKLYDEFGRGDRWALYPDVLPAMERLRDMGMRMGIISNWDVRLPGLCHHLGLSPYLEFVISSANLGRIKPEASIFRLALERVGVAPWEAVHVGDHYYADVMGARAAGIHPVLLDRWELAAGPDCAVITSLEELPDLVISGTVFR from the coding sequence TTGGGCACGACCATCAGGGCGGTGTTCTTCGACGCAGGCAACACCCTGCTGCTGCCCCACCCCTCGGTGGAGGAGGTGTGCGCGCAGGTGCTGGCGGGGAGCGGCTATCACCCGTCCCCGGAGGACTTGCGGCGGGGCCTGGAGCGCGCGGAGCGTTATTATGAGGAGCGCTACTGGAGCGACGACACCTTTTGGGCCTCCGAGGAGGAGGCGGCGGCCATGTGGAGCGAGATGTACGCCCTCGCTGTGGCGGAGGCCGGGGTGGAGGAGGACGCCGCCCGGGGCCTGGGGAGGAAGCTCTACGACGAGTTCGGGAGGGGCGACCGCTGGGCGCTGTATCCGGACGTGCTGCCCGCCATGGAGAGGTTGCGGGACATGGGGATGCGCATGGGCATCATCTCCAACTGGGACGTCCGCCTGCCCGGGCTCTGCCACCACCTGGGCCTCAGCCCCTACCTGGAGTTCGTCATCAGCTCCGCAAACCTGGGGCGCATCAAGCCGGAGGCCTCCATCTTCCGCCTCGCCCTGGAGCGCGTGGGGGTGGCTCCGTGGGAGGCGGTGCATGTGGGCGACCACTATTACGCCGACGTCATGGGCGCGAGAGCCGCGGGCATCCATCCTGTGCTCCTGGACCGATGGGAACTCGCGGCCGGCCCGGACTGCGCGGTGATCACCAGCCTGGAGGAGCTTCCGGACCTGGTGATATCGGGTACGGTTTTTCGTTGA